A segment of the Cryptomeria japonica unplaced genomic scaffold, Sugi_1.0 HiC_scaffold_1596, whole genome shotgun sequence genome:
CCTGTTGCTCCTCGCTGGGAACTGTCATCATTGGCAGATAATTGAAGGACTCGctttgctgctgctgctgctgaaCAGGCCAACTGGCTGCCATCTCAAGTGATTGGAGCTGCTTCTGTTGTTTCTCGAGCTGAGCTAGCTGGTTGTTGAAGATGTCGTAGTTGAACTCATTTGCGGGCGTTGGAGGTTGACTCGGCCTGGCTTGTTGCAGCTCATATTTGCGGCCGGATTTGAATCGGAGCTTGTTCAGCTTCTTGCTTATGGTGGACTTCGACAGGTCGATCTTGGATTTGGGCACCAAACTCGACAGCGAAAAACTAGATCCGCCTTGGCCACTTGATTGATCGCCGCTTGAAGCGGCCGTCTGAGGCGACGGCTGCGAAGCGGCCACTTGCGAGCCTGCCAAAGCGGCAGTGGCTGCGCCAGCCGCGGTTTGGCCGCCGCCACTTGTTGTGCCACTCTGGCTCGCGAGCATCATAGCAAGCTGCTGCTGCACCGGATAGTAGATGGAAGCCAAGCGCCTCATATAAGACTGCAAAGTTTTAGGCGACTTTGTTGTCTTATTCTCTGGCGGCCTCATAGTTGGCTGGCTGTAATTGTGCAATGCTTGCATAGCGAACTGTTGATTGAAAGCTGCGGCCAAATAGGGCTCGGTTGGGCCGTCCGGTTGTTGATCGATGAACTCCAAATCGGCCGGCGACAACTTAACAATCTCGTCGAATGAGGAAAGGTTGTAGGGTTGGCGTTGTATTAATTGGGAATTGTTTAGAATTAACATGTCGCTTGGCAGACTTCCAGGTGGTCAAGGGCTCACTAGTGTCTGATTGGAATTCTTGCATAAATTGAGCCTGATTACTCAGCTCCTGGATGCTCATGCGGGGTTCCGAGGGCGCCGTTTGCATGGCGTCCAGTGTTGAAGCTAGACTCGAGACAGCCAGTGAGCGTCGATTGTAAACCGACCGTTGCTCACTATCGCCCAACACTTCTATGAAGCTCTTTTCTTTGTGGCCCTCTTCAAGTCTCTCTTGATGTTCTGTTTGGTTGTGGGCACGATCATGGGCAAATATCATTGGGCAGTGTTGAAAGAAATGTGTTAGCTTGTCATGTATAGTTTGGAAGGCAAGAGAAGCAAAAGCGAAAGCGGAAGCGGAGCAGTAGCGGGATGAGCGAAGATGATGATCAGTAATACAAAGCAATTGTGTGTGTTAGCGTGCGCTTACGGCGAAGCAATCTTGGTGGATTATGAATCCAGCTCGCTATTTACCGATCAGTGTCCATATTCCTCCAGGTTGATGTAGTCTTGTTGTATAAAATATTGAGATGAATATAAACTAGATTGAGAATATTATGATTCCGATCAATTACTCACATTGTTCGCGCCAAGGATGTCGCTTGAGCTCCTTtgacctccaccaccaccaccaccaccagcacCACTCGAGCGACTCAATGAGCTCATAAAGGCACTGCACGAGTTCACAACCCTTATCCGCCAGCCCATAAAACGGTGCGTATAGCACTGGTAGTAGATTAAATCGGGCGTGCTTGCGTCGGGCGCAAATTTCAACATGGACGCCTGGCCAGGCAAACAATCTAATCTAAGCGAACGCTGGTAGGCTGCAAATGTATTGTACAAATCGGGATTGGGGCAACGTGTTGTTGGTTTGCTTCCATTCGCATAGACGACCCTCGGCGGTGGGCACAAACTGGCCGTCGCCGCGCAGCGCCACTCCGCCAAATATGCGCTCCTTGATGCGCTCATCGTCGGTCTTGAAATCGAAACCACCCTCGGCGCTGTCGGTCAGGTAAAACGGATGGCGTCTTGTTGTGCTCGTTTTGTCGCTTCCGCCCTCCACCACAAAGCGATAAGCTTGGCCGCGCTCAACAACAAGCTCGGGAATCATGAGCCCGTTGACGTACCACGACACGCCCCAGCTAGTGCGGCCAGTGAGCGCCTCGTAGCCTTTGCGGCCGCCTGTGGGCCCGATCTGGGCATAAAAGGTGCGATCCGGCGGGCAAACGATTGCGGGTATGAACCAAGAATCAGCTTGGTCAGGTTTCGAGTTGGTGCTGGCCGCCTGTTGGCTGCCTGTTCGACTACTGGAACCTGTTGGATCCACTGGCAGCAGCAGCGAGCTGGCTGCTGGTTGCTGGCGCGCGCTAGTTGTCGTTGTCGTCATGGGCATAAGCTGTGCCGGCACTAGGCGACTCGCTGGTGGTGCCACCTGCGGCTGGCCGCCGGAAACTCGCTGGCTCTCAACGGCCGCAGCTGAAGGTATCGCCATGGATCCTGATTCCATCCGCTCGCCTGCAACTCCAACTCCTGGCGAATTAACAACCGTTTGATCCACCTGCGAGGCTGAAGTTATGGGCAGGTGTGAAGGGCTCGTGTGCATGCTAGCATTGAGATCCGGTATGGGACAGTTCCATTGCGGATTCCTTGCAAAGTCGATGAACATGTTGGCGCGAGTTTTGAGCCGATGATATCCAATCTCCTTCTTCGAGTTGAGCGTCCCAATGGCCCAAAGCACCGATTGTTGGCCATCACTATAGACATGCTGGTCGTAGAGCTCGTCAATGCCCAATTGGGGCCGCTTGAAGGTGACCATGGAATAGCCATTGACAATAGCGCCGTGCAATAAAGTCAGGCTGTCGCCACCGCCAGCTAGCTTACTATCCGGGCAGCTGCCAGTGAAAACCTGTGCGCTGCTTTCCTGGTTGGCCGGATGCGCTGAAGAATCATCTGCGTTGGATGGCTCCATTGGCGCCGCGGCCTCCGCTGCTGCTTGATTGCACTGCTGCTTGGCGCCCAGAAAGTAGTCTATTGCGTGCACCTGGCCCGAGCTGCGATCCACCCAGGTGACAACGGCGTCGGCGTTTTGCATGTCGCTACGCGAATCATCTTTGCCAAGCCCGAAGGCCATATACTCGCCCGGTTCTATTTTGCCCACCAATTGCATGACAATGTCGTCTCCATCGAGAACCCAACGGATTTCGTAGCCAAGATCATCGTAGAGTATCTCGCAATTGAGCTTGTTTTCGGGTTTTATTCCAAGCATCTTGGGCGACGTGGCACCTTGGCAAGTTGCGGAATGCGCGTTTGGCCAAAATTAACCTGAAACTCTTTGCACCAGACACCAAACCAATCAAAATCGTAGATGGTTAGCTCCTCCGGCAGCGTTATAACCACCGTTTCGCCAACGTACTTTTTCAACGCTTGCCCGGATCCGTTCTCGTCCTTGAGCCTCAGGCCGGTCGCTTGGAGGCCCTGCGAGCCGCGCGTAAGCCAAAAGTAGGCCGCCGGCCCAAGGCCGTCATAGTGGAAGTCGGGCACAAGAAAGGTTTGGGCGTCCACTATTGTGATGGGGCCCGATTTGAGGCCGTGCGCAAGCTGCGAGAAGCCGCCTATCTCAAGCGGCCTTGGTATAACCAGCTGCTGGCGCGGGATCAGGATTTCGCccaagttttgttttgtttggCGCGACCAGACACTCAGCCAGTTGATTTCGCGCAATGTGCGCCCCTCGGGCAACCGTAACACTACATCCTTGTCCGCGTAGCGTTCCAACGGTTTTGTGCTGCCCTTCTCGTCGGGCACGATAAATCCCTCCAGAGCGGCGGGTTGCGACGCTGAAACGCTGGACCAGAAGTAGGCGTCGGGCGCCAAGCCGTCGTAGTTGAAGTTTTTGATGAACAGCGTTTGCTCGTCCACGGCAAACACTTCGCCGCTAACATTGTGGTCGCGCTTGTTTAGTTTACCAATCAATGTTCCAAAATAGTGGTGCTGGCGGTAGTTTCCGTTTCCGTTTCCGCTTGTGCTGGCCGCCGGCCCCGTTTGGCTTGCTTGGGCGGCTGCCCAGACGCTTGACAGTAGAGCACGTTCAGCTAGCAGTTGGAGACATGCAACTGCTCGCACGATTATTGTGTTGGTTGAAAGTGAGCTGGTTAGATAGTTTCTTAGAGAGCGGGTGATTAGGATTTAGTTGGTTCCACTACTGAATGAGCCAAGAGTTGATGGTTGCTGTACATATTGGCGTCGTTCTAAACAAAGCCAACAATCCTTGATGGCCATCAAGGCGAGAGGGCGCGACAGAGACAAGCAATCAGTGAACATGCGCTTATTTGTCGAACCATTTGTCCAACTCGACGAGAAGAGTATCTGGCCGGGTGGAATCACCCGTGAAAGCGGATTTGCATCGGCCCTCGCCAATGCCTCAAAACCTACTCTAACCGGCCAAATAACTCCCGACACTCGCACAGACGCACAGACGCACAGGTGAGTCCACTTCCAGGTTCATAAATCGAAGCCAACCATTGTTGTTGTCAAACGATTGGATGGCCGAATCACGGCGATCAACTACTGATCGATCGTTGCCGACTGAACCGCTTTCGCCGAGCCGCTTGCTCGTTCGGCTTCTGGGCTTCACAGGTTCAGTTATGAGCGCTGCAGTCGTTGCTGTTGCTGTTGTTGGTTCGCACTGCTTGCCGGCCATTAGGGCGGCCCTTAGTTAGTGTAGTAGCTTGATATTACTCGAAAAATCAGAGATAGAGCTTGCAAGCctgaaaaataaaatgttttattgcgTGAAACTGGAACTAGCTGTCTGCTGTGTTTGTATGCTAAACGAGCCTGTTGGCTAGCCCTCGCTCGATGCCAAACGATGGAAGCTAAATCCAAACTTGGTTTGTTCAAACTTAGACCAGCGAGTCAACTagatccatccatccatccatccatccatctatctatctatctatctgttcGGCTGCCGGTTGTCGGATGAATTTGATTTGAGCAAGCCCGCTGCCAGTGGCTACCGTGACCAATGTTGCCATTACTGCGCCGGCCGCCACTAGCATTCATTCAACGGCGC
Coding sequences within it:
- the LOC131873361 gene encoding uncharacterized protein LOC131873361, with translation MAFGLGKDDSRSDMQNADAVVTWVDRSSGQVHAIDYFLGAKQQCNQAAAEAAAPMEPSNADDSSAHPANQESSAQVFTGSCPDSKLAGGGDSLTLLHGAIVNGYSMVTFKRPQLGIDELYDQHVYSDGQQSVLWAIGTLNSKKEIGYHRLKTRANMFIDFARNPQWNCPIPDLNASMHTSPSHLPITSASQVDQTVVNSPGVGVAGERMESGSMAIPSAAAVESQRVSGGQPQVAPPASRLVPAQLMPMTTTTTSARQQPAASSLLLPVDPTGSSSRTGSQQAASTNSKPDQADSWFIPAIVCPPDRTFYAQIGPTGGRKGYEALTGRTSWGVSWYVNGLMIPELVVERGQAYRFVVEGGSDKTSTTRRHPFYLTDSAEGGFDFKTDDERIKERIFGGVALRGDGQFVPTAEGRLCEWKQTNNTLPQSRFVQYICSLPAFA